One genomic segment of Corynebacterium durum includes these proteins:
- a CDS encoding NUDIX hydrolase: protein MTVIRIAAVVIENPHGKILSVRKCGTTALMLPGGKIEPGEEPIQTAAREIFEEIGLDLPLSELTYLDTLTAPAANEPGATVCCDVFIWSGTLDHLPSVQAEIDEACWCDISSTSPKLAPLSRDVVFPRLRGKRG, encoded by the coding sequence ATGACTGTCATACGGATAGCTGCGGTGGTTATTGAAAACCCACATGGGAAAATTCTGAGCGTTCGAAAATGTGGGACCACTGCATTGATGCTGCCCGGGGGTAAAATTGAGCCAGGGGAGGAGCCTATCCAGACAGCCGCGCGGGAGATTTTCGAGGAAATTGGGCTTGACCTGCCGCTGAGTGAACTCACGTATCTGGATACACTGACAGCGCCAGCAGCGAACGAACCAGGTGCCACCGTGTGTTGTGATGTGTTTATCTGGAGCGGGACTCTTGATCATTTGCCCAGTGTGCAGGCGGAAATTGATGAAGCATGCTGGTGTGATATCTCGTCAACAAGTCCAAAGTTAGCACCACTGAGTAGAGACGTCGTGTTTCCCCGATTGCGTGGGAAA